Proteins encoded by one window of Synechococcales cyanobacterium CNB:
- a CDS encoding efflux RND transporter periplasmic adaptor subunit translates to MRSGCGRMRGWSPATMRWQIGLWAAAAAVCVSSGARGQGGDGPPATPVRAGEVRAEPVVERRLVTGELRAVKRARVAAQEEGLVIALPVREGQTVRAGELLAELDSRRLRLLISEAEADGAFAEATIEERRESLGQARQEWERVRSAFDAGGATARERRDAEWAHRIAQARLAQAEAQRLMVAARLDRLREQLADTRIVAPFDAVVVGRLTEIGQWVSSGDAVAEVVATGRLEAWLSVPQRLLGAASSSANGVLVDVGSAGLTLSAVDQRVVPDVDPRSRTFVLVATLEASGGVLAPGMSVVGWVPTGLEGEQLTVPKDAVLRNDAGAFVYRVSGGRGGPSPAFPAPVEVMFPMGDRYVIGPGALAEGDVVVVEGNERLFPGTMVRVVDETGAGSGGGGPR, encoded by the coding sequence ATGCGTTCCGGGTGCGGGCGTATGCGGGGATGGAGTCCAGCGACGATGCGATGGCAGATCGGGTTGTGGGCGGCCGCGGCGGCGGTGTGCGTGTCGTCGGGCGCGCGGGGGCAGGGCGGGGACGGCCCGCCGGCAACGCCCGTGCGAGCCGGCGAGGTTCGCGCGGAGCCGGTCGTCGAGAGGCGGCTGGTGACGGGTGAGTTGCGCGCGGTGAAGCGTGCGCGTGTCGCGGCGCAGGAGGAAGGGCTGGTCATCGCGCTGCCGGTACGCGAGGGGCAGACCGTGCGGGCCGGGGAGTTGCTCGCGGAACTGGACTCGCGTCGGCTTCGGCTGCTGATCTCGGAGGCGGAGGCGGACGGGGCCTTCGCGGAGGCGACGATCGAAGAGCGGCGCGAGTCGCTCGGGCAGGCGCGGCAGGAATGGGAGCGCGTGCGCAGCGCGTTCGACGCGGGCGGAGCGACGGCACGTGAGCGGCGTGACGCGGAGTGGGCGCACCGCATCGCGCAGGCGCGGCTCGCTCAGGCCGAGGCGCAGCGGCTGATGGTCGCTGCGCGGCTGGACCGGCTGCGTGAGCAGTTGGCGGACACCCGGATCGTCGCGCCTTTCGACGCGGTGGTGGTGGGGCGCCTCACCGAGATCGGGCAGTGGGTGTCGTCCGGGGATGCGGTGGCGGAGGTCGTGGCGACGGGTCGCCTGGAGGCGTGGCTGAGCGTTCCGCAGCGTTTGTTGGGGGCGGCGTCGTCGAGCGCGAACGGCGTGCTGGTGGACGTCGGCTCGGCGGGACTGACGCTGTCGGCGGTGGATCAGCGCGTGGTGCCGGACGTTGATCCTCGCTCGCGGACGTTCGTGCTTGTGGCGACGCTGGAGGCGAGCGGGGGCGTGCTGGCCCCGGGGATGTCGGTGGTCGGGTGGGTGCCCACGGGGTTGGAGGGCGAGCAGTTGACGGTGCCGAAGGATGCGGTGCTGCGGAACGACGCCGGTGCGTTCGTGTACCGCGTGTCTGGCGGGCGTGGCGGTCCTTCGCCGGCGTTCCCCGCGCCTGTGGAGGTGATGTTCCCGATGGGCGACCGGTACGTGATCGGCCCCGGCGCGCTGGCGGAGGGCGACGTGGTGGTCGTGGAAGGGAACGAACGGCTGTTCCCCGGGACGATGGTGCGGGTGGTGGATGAGACGGGGGCGGGGTCGGGGGGGGGCGGTCCGCGGTGA